A section of the Engystomops pustulosus chromosome 3, aEngPut4.maternal, whole genome shotgun sequence genome encodes:
- the MRPL57 gene encoding large ribosomal subunit protein mL63 — protein sequence MFLTNILLRKGIPGRQWIGKYRRPRLVTWYMKQAMIKRLEIEAETEYWISRPYMTKDQEFRHAIERRHRFYEEIKAKKQANFPEHKYLQDHLDHLNVTKKWTTS from the coding sequence ATGTTCTTGACCAATATCCTCCTGAGAAAGGGAATTCCTGGCCGCCAGTGGATCGGGAAATACAGAAGACCCCGGCTGGTTACTTGGTACATGAAACAGGCCATGATTAAGAGACTGGAGATAGAAGCTGAGACGGAGTACTGGATCAGTCGGCCCTACATGACCAAGGATCAGGAGTTCCGGCACGCCATAGAGCGGAGACACAGATTCTATGAGGAAATAAAAGCCAAGAAACAAGCCAACTTCCCCGAACACAAGTACCTGCAGGATCACCTCGACCACCTGAACGTCACCAAGAAATGGACTACGTCGTGA